One window of Nymphaea colorata isolate Beijing-Zhang1983 chromosome 1, ASM883128v2, whole genome shotgun sequence genomic DNA carries:
- the LOC116249312 gene encoding plant cysteine oxidase 2-like — protein sequence MKVGTRVVEKKRVAPARDAERVMEAAPSAAAGDVGRGVGRCGGGSSRKTRRRGSPRPLVQKVFDLCNEVFRGPGTVPRPLDVDRMKLLLDKMMPEDVGLSEGHFAKNNRHVKGTPRVTYVHIYECENFSIGIFLLPTSGTIPLHNHPGMTVFSKILFGSVHLRSFDWVEPFEGEDSLPSNVALARLKIDNVFTAPCNSSVLYPASGGNLHSLQAVTPCAVLDVLGPPYSGTEGRDCMYYRELPYSSFSGGSPVDGDTSCYRWLEEIEPPKPEDFPVDGMRYAGPQIVEGF from the exons ATGAAGGTGGGGACGAGGGtggtggagaagaagagggTTGCGCCGGCGAGAGATGCGGAGCGCGTAATGGAGGCGGCGCCGTCGGCGGCGGCGGGGGACGTGGGGAGGGGGGTTGGGAGGTgcggcggcggcagcagcaGGAAGACGAGACGGCGGGGATCGCCGAGGCCGCTGGTTCAGAAGGTGTTCGACCTCTGCAATGAAGTGTTCCGGGGGCCAGGGACGGTTCCTCGCCCGCTCGACGTCGACAGGATGAAGTTGCTTCTCG ATAAGATGATGCCAGAAGATGTTGGGTTAAGCGAGGGTCATTTCGCAAAAAACAATAGGCACGTGAAGGGAACTCCAAGAGTGACCTACGTTCACATATATGAGTGTGAAAACTTTTCG ATTGGTATTTTCTTGCTCCCCACATCAGGAACTATACCACTTCATAACCACCCTGGTATGACTGTCTTCAGTAAGATTCTGTTTGGATCAGTGCACCTCAGATCGTTTGACTGGGTTGAACCATTTGAGGGGGAAGATAGCCTGCCTTCCAATG TGGCACTGGCAAGACTGAAGATTGACAATGTCTTTACTGCCCCTTGCAATTCGTCTGTGCTCTATCCGGCTTCAGGTGGCAATTTACATTCACTGCAAGCTGTAACGCCGTGTGCAGTGCTTGATGTGCTTGGTCCGCCTTATTCAGGCACAGAAGGGCGTGATTGCATGTACTATCGTGAATTGCCTTATTCGAGCTTCTCTG GAGGAAGTCCTGTCGATGGAGACACTAGCTGTTATAGATGGTTAGAAGAGATCGAGCCGCCCAAGCCGGAAGATTTCCCTGTGGATGGCATGAGATATGCAGGACCGCAGATCGTTGAGGGCTTCTGA
- the LOC116245157 gene encoding co-chaperone protein p23-2 isoform X1, producing MSRHPEVLWAQRSDKVFLTIALPDAKNVSVKAEASGLFSFSALGIHDESFDFTLELYGAIVPENNKLSIGLRNILCIIAKEQKGWWKRLVKLDGNLPFVKVDWNRWCDEDEEETSKPDIPVIETVEDSMKRVKEDEESDDEGMLYLPDLERARDD from the exons ATGAG TCGCCATCCTGAGGTCCTCTGGGCACAACGTTCTGATAAAGTGTTCCTGACAATTGCCTTACCAGATGCAAAGAACGTCTCTGTGAAAGCTGAGGCTAGTGGATTGTTTAGCTTTTCGGCATTAGGCATTCATGACGAATCTTTTGACTTCACTTTGGAGCTTTACGGAGCAATAGTTCCTGAG AATAATAAACTAAGTATTGGATTGAGAAATATACTCTGCATAATTGCTAAAGAGCAAAAAGGATGGTGGAAAAGGTTGGTGAAGTTGGACGGAAATCTTCCTTTTGTCAAGGTTGATTGGAACAGATGGtgtgatgaagatgaagaggaaaCATCCAAAC CTGATATTCCTGTGATTGAGACCGTTGAAGACTCCATG AAACGTGTCAAAGAAGATGAGGAGAGCGATGACGAAGGAATGCTTT ATCTCCCAGACTTGGAGAGGGCAAGAGATGATTGA
- the LOC116245157 gene encoding co-chaperone protein p23-2 isoform X2, translating to MSRHPEVLWAQRSDKVFLTIALPDAKNVSVKAENNKLSIGLRNILCIIAKEQKGWWKRLVKLDGNLPFVKVDWNRWCDEDEEETSKPDIPVIETVEDSMKRVKEDEESDDEGMLYLPDLERARDD from the exons ATGAG TCGCCATCCTGAGGTCCTCTGGGCACAACGTTCTGATAAAGTGTTCCTGACAATTGCCTTACCAGATGCAAAGAACGTCTCTGTGAAAGCTGAG AATAATAAACTAAGTATTGGATTGAGAAATATACTCTGCATAATTGCTAAAGAGCAAAAAGGATGGTGGAAAAGGTTGGTGAAGTTGGACGGAAATCTTCCTTTTGTCAAGGTTGATTGGAACAGATGGtgtgatgaagatgaagaggaaaCATCCAAAC CTGATATTCCTGTGATTGAGACCGTTGAAGACTCCATG AAACGTGTCAAAGAAGATGAGGAGAGCGATGACGAAGGAATGCTTT ATCTCCCAGACTTGGAGAGGGCAAGAGATGATTGA
- the LOC116263700 gene encoding DExH-box ATP-dependent RNA helicase DExH3 isoform X2, whose amino-acid sequence MPLSCVLLRSRFRVFCSGWLFGPSLASRSRSYCGYAIEQFSDDEYEVDFEDHKASPSVANIDEWRWKLSMLLRNQDEQEIVSKDKRDRHDYEQISNLAKRMGLYSEQYGKVIVASKVPLPNYRPDLDEKRPQREVVIPLSLQRRVEGLLQEHVDRMQFPLGIRGGNANENETLTKEIEDDVLTEENEDPMSDASIREKILQRRSVRMRNLQRSWQESPEGLKMMAFRKSLPAYREKERLLSAIARNQVIVVSGETGCGKTTQLPQYILESEIESGRGAFCNIICTQPRRISAMAVAERVAAERGEQLGESVGYKVRLEGMKGKNTHLLFCTSGILLRRLLVDHNLDGVTHVFVDEIHERGMNEDFLLIVLKDLLPRRRDLRLVLMSATLNAELFSNFFYGAPMTHIPGFTYPVSAYYLEDILEKTGYKLTSFNQVDDYGQDKLWKTQRQLLTRKKKNQLSSLAEDALSKANFENYSSRTRDSLASWTPDCIGFNLIEAVLCHICRKERPGAVLVFMTGWDDISSLRDQLKAHPLLGDPNRVLLLSCHGSMATSEQKIIFERPPPNVRKIVLATNMAEASITINDIVFVVDCGKAKETSYDALNNTPCLLPSWISKASARQRRGRAGRVQPGECYHLYPRCILQVGSIAEFLSAALQPPEPLAVRNAIDFLKLIGALDEKENLTNLGRYLSMLPVDPKLGKMLIMGAVFRCLDPVLTIVAGLSMRDPFLLPQDKKELAGTAKSRFSAKDYSDHMALVRAYEGWKDADREGSAYEYCWRNFLSAQTFQAIHSLRKQFNFILKDAGLLDGDANICNSLSHNQSLVRAVICSGLFPGIVSVVHREKSMSFKTMDDGQVLLYVNSVNSRYQTIPYPWLVFSEKVKVNAVFIRDSTGISDSILILFGGIITRGSMAGHLKMLEGYIDLFMEPSMAELYWNLKEELDKLMQRKLEDPTLDIHKVGKYLMLAVQELVSADQCEGRFVFGRESKKRPSDANSSIKHHTNPKSLLQTLLMRAGHTPPRYKTKHLRTNEFRALVEFKGMQFVGKPKRNKQLAERDAAIEALGWLTQTSDKKDEEDDSPPDLTENMFKLLTKPRKSKHRRS is encoded by the exons ATGCCGCTCTCTTGCGTGCTCCTTCGGTCCAGATTTAGGGTTTTCTGCAGCGGATGGTTGTTTGGACCGAGCCTGGCCTCGAGGAGCAGGAGTTACTGCGGCTATGCCATTGAGCAGTTTTCGGATGACGAGTACGAGGTGGATTTTGAGGATCATAAG GCATCTCCTTCTGTGGCCAACATAGATGAATGGAGATGGAAACTGAGCATGCTTTTGAGAAACCAAGATGAGCAGGAGATTGTGTCGAAGGATAAAAGAGATAGGCATGATTATGAGCAAATCTCCAATCTTGCAAAAAGGATGGGTCTCTACAG TGAACAGTATGGAAAGGTGATAGTTGCAAGTAAGGTTCCTTTGCCAAATTATAGGCCTGATCTGGATGAGAAGAGACCACAGAGAGAG GTTGTGATTCCACTTAGCTTGCAAAGGAGAGTGGAGGGTTTGCTTCAGGAACATGTTGACAGGATGCAGTTCCCTTTAGGTATCCGTGGTGGtaatgcaaatgaaaatgaaactttaACTAAAGAGATTGAAGATGATGTGTTGACTGAAGAGAATGAAGACCCTATGTCAGATGCATCAATTAGGGAAAAGATACTCCAGAGAAGAAGTGTGAGAATGCGCAATCTTCAGAGATCATGGCAG GAATCACCAGAGGGCCTGAAAATGATGGCTTTCAGGAAATCACTTCCAGCTTACAGGGAGAAGGAGCGTTTGCTCTCTGCCATTGCACGTAATCAG GTCATTGTGGTCTCTGGGGAGACTGGGTGTGGAAAAACAACTCAACTTCCCCAGTACATTCTTGAATCTGAAATTGAGTCAGGTCGTGGAGCATTCTGTAATATTATTTGTACACAGCCACGAAGAATATCAGCCATGGCAGTTGCAGAGAGAGTTGCTGCAGAAAGAGGGGAGCAACTGGGAGAATCT GTTGGTTACAAAGTTCGACTGGAGGggatgaagggaaaaaacaCACACCTGCTCTTTTGTACGAGTGGTATTCTGCTGAGACGCTTGCTGGTAGATCATAATCTGGATGGTGTAACACATGTTTTCGTTGATGAAATACATGAGCGAGGAATGAACGAAG ATTTCTTGCTTATTGTGTTGAAGGATCTTCTTCCACGCCGGAGGGACTTGAGATTGGTCTTAATGAGTGCAACTCTGAATGCAGAGTTAttctcaaatttcttttatGGAGCACCAATGACTCATATTCCA GGTTTCACATATCCCGTAAGTGCATATTATCTGGAAGATATACTAGAGAAAACTGGATACAAACTGACTTCATTTAACCAAGTTGATGATTATGGCCAAGATAAATTGTGGAAAACACAGAGACAGCTATTGacacgaaagaaaaaaaatcagctcAGTTCACTAGCTGAG GATGCTCTTTCAAAAGCTAATTTTGAAAACTATAGTTCAAGAACACGGGACTCTTTAGCTTCTTGGACTCCAGATTGCATAGGATTCAATCTCATCGAGGCTGTCCTATGCCATATATGCAGAAAGGAAAGACCTGGGGCTGTTCTAGTGTTTATGACTGGATGGGATGATATCAGTTCTTTGCGAGATCAGCTGAAAGCACATCCATTATTAGGAGATCCAAACAGGGTTCTTTTGCTTTCATGTCATGGTTCAATGGCTACTTCAGAGCAG AAAATTATCTTTGAGAGACCTCCACCTAATGTACGCAAAATAGTTCTGGCTACAAATATGGCTGAGGCTAGTATAACTATCAACGATATCGTCTTTGTGGTTGATTGCGGTAAAGCGAAAGAGACCTCTTATGATGCTTTAAACAATACCCCATGTTTGCTTCCTTCCTGGATATCTAAAGCATCTGCACGTCAG AGGAGGGGCAGAGCTGGTCGTGTTCAACCAGGAGAATGCTATCACTTATATCCAAGATGCAT TTTGCAGGTCGGCAGTATTGCTGAGTTCTTGTCTGCTGCTTTACAGCCACCAGAACCTCTCGCT GTTCGAAATGCAATTGATTTTCTGAAGCTGATTGGAGCTCTGGATGAAAAGGAGAATTTAACAAATCTTG GGCGATATTTGTCGATGCTTCCTGTTGATCCAAAGCTTGGCAAGATGCTTATAATGGGTGCAGTCTTTCGTTGCCTTGACCCAGTTCTTACAATTGTTGCTGGATTGAGCATGAGGGATCCATTTCTGTTACCCCAAGATAAGAAAGAG ctAGCAGGAACAGCAAAATCAAGATTCTCTGCCAAGGACTACAGTGATCATATGGCTCTTGTCCGTGCTTATGAAGGGTGGAAAGATGCAGACAGGGAAGGTTCGGCTTATGAATATTGTTGGAGGAACTTTTTGTCTGCTCAGACATTTCAAGCCATCCATTCTCTTCGAAAGCAGTTTAACTTCATCCTAAAGGATGCGGGCTTGTTAGATGGTGATGCTAACATCTGCAATAGCTTGAGTCATAATCAGTCACTGGTTCGTGCTGTCATCTGTTCTGGCCTCTTTCCTGGCATAGTTTCTGTAGTG CACAGAGAAAAATCCatgtcattcaaaacaatggatGATGGCCAAGTTCTACTATATGTT AACTCTGTAAATTCACGGTATCAGACAATCCCATACCCTTGGCTCGTTTTCAGCGAAAAAGTGAAGGTTAATGCTGTGTTTATACGTGATTCCACTGGAATATCCGACTCCATATTGATCCTCTTTGGGGGGATTATTACTCGTGGGTCTATG GCTGGACACTTGAAAATGTTGGAAGGCTATATTGATCTCTTCATGGAACCAAGTATGGCAGAGTTGTATTGGAACCTCAAGGAGGAGCTGGATAAGCTTATGCAAAGAAAG CTTGAAGATCCAACTCTGGACATTCACAAAGTGGGCAAATACCTTATGCTTGCAGTGCAAGAGTTGGTATCGGCCGACCAATGTGAAGGAAGGTTTGTGTTTGGCCGTGAATCCAAGAAAAGGCCTTCTGATGCGAATTCAAGTATCAAACATCACACAAACCCTAAAAGCTTACTTCAAACTCTCCTGATGAGGGCTGGTCATACACCTCCTAGATACAAGACTAAGCATCTTAGGACCAACGAGTTCAGGGCATTGGTGGAGTTCAAGGGAATGCAGTTCGtaggaaaaccaaaaaggaaCAAACAGCTTGCAGAGAGGGATGCGGCCATTGAGGCCTTAGGATGGTTGACACAGACTTCTGAtaagaaggatgaagaagatgattcGCCTCCAGACCTCACTGAGAACATGTTTAAGCTGCTCACCAAGCCCAGGAAATCAAAGCACCGAAGAAGTTGA
- the LOC116263700 gene encoding DExH-box ATP-dependent RNA helicase DExH3 isoform X1: protein MPLSCVLLRSRFRVFCSGWLFGPSLASRSRSYCGYAIEQFSDDEYEVDFEDHKASPSVANIDEWRWKLSMLLRNQDEQEIVSKDKRDRHDYEQISNLAKRMGLYSEQYGKVIVASKVPLPNYRPDLDEKRPQREVVIPLSLQRRVEGLLQEHVDRMQFPLGIRGGNANENETLTKEIEDDVLTEENEDPMSDASIREKILQRRSVRMRNLQRSWQESPEGLKMMAFRKSLPAYREKERLLSAIARNQVIVVSGETGCGKTTQLPQYILESEIESGRGAFCNIICTQPRRISAMAVAERVAAERGEQLGESVGYKVRLEGMKGKNTHLLFCTSGILLRRLLVDHNLDGVTHVFVDEIHERGMNEDFLLIVLKDLLPRRRDLRLVLMSATLNAELFSNFFYGAPMTHIPGFTYPVSAYYLEDILEKTGYKLTSFNQVDDYGQDKLWKTQRQLLTRKKKNQLSSLAEDALSKANFENYSSRTRDSLASWTPDCIGFNLIEAVLCHICRKERPGAVLVFMTGWDDISSLRDQLKAHPLLGDPNRVLLLSCHGSMATSEQKIIFERPPPNVRKIVLATNMAEASITINDIVFVVDCGKAKETSYDALNNTPCLLPSWISKASARQRRGRAGRVQPGECYHLYPRCMYDAFAEYQLPELLRTPLNSLCLQIKSLQVGSIAEFLSAALQPPEPLAVRNAIDFLKLIGALDEKENLTNLGRYLSMLPVDPKLGKMLIMGAVFRCLDPVLTIVAGLSMRDPFLLPQDKKELAGTAKSRFSAKDYSDHMALVRAYEGWKDADREGSAYEYCWRNFLSAQTFQAIHSLRKQFNFILKDAGLLDGDANICNSLSHNQSLVRAVICSGLFPGIVSVVHREKSMSFKTMDDGQVLLYVNSVNSRYQTIPYPWLVFSEKVKVNAVFIRDSTGISDSILILFGGIITRGSMAGHLKMLEGYIDLFMEPSMAELYWNLKEELDKLMQRKLEDPTLDIHKVGKYLMLAVQELVSADQCEGRFVFGRESKKRPSDANSSIKHHTNPKSLLQTLLMRAGHTPPRYKTKHLRTNEFRALVEFKGMQFVGKPKRNKQLAERDAAIEALGWLTQTSDKKDEEDDSPPDLTENMFKLLTKPRKSKHRRS, encoded by the exons ATGCCGCTCTCTTGCGTGCTCCTTCGGTCCAGATTTAGGGTTTTCTGCAGCGGATGGTTGTTTGGACCGAGCCTGGCCTCGAGGAGCAGGAGTTACTGCGGCTATGCCATTGAGCAGTTTTCGGATGACGAGTACGAGGTGGATTTTGAGGATCATAAG GCATCTCCTTCTGTGGCCAACATAGATGAATGGAGATGGAAACTGAGCATGCTTTTGAGAAACCAAGATGAGCAGGAGATTGTGTCGAAGGATAAAAGAGATAGGCATGATTATGAGCAAATCTCCAATCTTGCAAAAAGGATGGGTCTCTACAG TGAACAGTATGGAAAGGTGATAGTTGCAAGTAAGGTTCCTTTGCCAAATTATAGGCCTGATCTGGATGAGAAGAGACCACAGAGAGAG GTTGTGATTCCACTTAGCTTGCAAAGGAGAGTGGAGGGTTTGCTTCAGGAACATGTTGACAGGATGCAGTTCCCTTTAGGTATCCGTGGTGGtaatgcaaatgaaaatgaaactttaACTAAAGAGATTGAAGATGATGTGTTGACTGAAGAGAATGAAGACCCTATGTCAGATGCATCAATTAGGGAAAAGATACTCCAGAGAAGAAGTGTGAGAATGCGCAATCTTCAGAGATCATGGCAG GAATCACCAGAGGGCCTGAAAATGATGGCTTTCAGGAAATCACTTCCAGCTTACAGGGAGAAGGAGCGTTTGCTCTCTGCCATTGCACGTAATCAG GTCATTGTGGTCTCTGGGGAGACTGGGTGTGGAAAAACAACTCAACTTCCCCAGTACATTCTTGAATCTGAAATTGAGTCAGGTCGTGGAGCATTCTGTAATATTATTTGTACACAGCCACGAAGAATATCAGCCATGGCAGTTGCAGAGAGAGTTGCTGCAGAAAGAGGGGAGCAACTGGGAGAATCT GTTGGTTACAAAGTTCGACTGGAGGggatgaagggaaaaaacaCACACCTGCTCTTTTGTACGAGTGGTATTCTGCTGAGACGCTTGCTGGTAGATCATAATCTGGATGGTGTAACACATGTTTTCGTTGATGAAATACATGAGCGAGGAATGAACGAAG ATTTCTTGCTTATTGTGTTGAAGGATCTTCTTCCACGCCGGAGGGACTTGAGATTGGTCTTAATGAGTGCAACTCTGAATGCAGAGTTAttctcaaatttcttttatGGAGCACCAATGACTCATATTCCA GGTTTCACATATCCCGTAAGTGCATATTATCTGGAAGATATACTAGAGAAAACTGGATACAAACTGACTTCATTTAACCAAGTTGATGATTATGGCCAAGATAAATTGTGGAAAACACAGAGACAGCTATTGacacgaaagaaaaaaaatcagctcAGTTCACTAGCTGAG GATGCTCTTTCAAAAGCTAATTTTGAAAACTATAGTTCAAGAACACGGGACTCTTTAGCTTCTTGGACTCCAGATTGCATAGGATTCAATCTCATCGAGGCTGTCCTATGCCATATATGCAGAAAGGAAAGACCTGGGGCTGTTCTAGTGTTTATGACTGGATGGGATGATATCAGTTCTTTGCGAGATCAGCTGAAAGCACATCCATTATTAGGAGATCCAAACAGGGTTCTTTTGCTTTCATGTCATGGTTCAATGGCTACTTCAGAGCAG AAAATTATCTTTGAGAGACCTCCACCTAATGTACGCAAAATAGTTCTGGCTACAAATATGGCTGAGGCTAGTATAACTATCAACGATATCGTCTTTGTGGTTGATTGCGGTAAAGCGAAAGAGACCTCTTATGATGCTTTAAACAATACCCCATGTTTGCTTCCTTCCTGGATATCTAAAGCATCTGCACGTCAG AGGAGGGGCAGAGCTGGTCGTGTTCAACCAGGAGAATGCTATCACTTATATCCAAGATGCATGTATGATGCTTTTGCAGAATATCAACTTCCAGAGCTTCTTAGAACTCCCTTAAATTCTCTTTGCTTGCAAATTAAAAGTTTGCAGGTCGGCAGTATTGCTGAGTTCTTGTCTGCTGCTTTACAGCCACCAGAACCTCTCGCT GTTCGAAATGCAATTGATTTTCTGAAGCTGATTGGAGCTCTGGATGAAAAGGAGAATTTAACAAATCTTG GGCGATATTTGTCGATGCTTCCTGTTGATCCAAAGCTTGGCAAGATGCTTATAATGGGTGCAGTCTTTCGTTGCCTTGACCCAGTTCTTACAATTGTTGCTGGATTGAGCATGAGGGATCCATTTCTGTTACCCCAAGATAAGAAAGAG ctAGCAGGAACAGCAAAATCAAGATTCTCTGCCAAGGACTACAGTGATCATATGGCTCTTGTCCGTGCTTATGAAGGGTGGAAAGATGCAGACAGGGAAGGTTCGGCTTATGAATATTGTTGGAGGAACTTTTTGTCTGCTCAGACATTTCAAGCCATCCATTCTCTTCGAAAGCAGTTTAACTTCATCCTAAAGGATGCGGGCTTGTTAGATGGTGATGCTAACATCTGCAATAGCTTGAGTCATAATCAGTCACTGGTTCGTGCTGTCATCTGTTCTGGCCTCTTTCCTGGCATAGTTTCTGTAGTG CACAGAGAAAAATCCatgtcattcaaaacaatggatGATGGCCAAGTTCTACTATATGTT AACTCTGTAAATTCACGGTATCAGACAATCCCATACCCTTGGCTCGTTTTCAGCGAAAAAGTGAAGGTTAATGCTGTGTTTATACGTGATTCCACTGGAATATCCGACTCCATATTGATCCTCTTTGGGGGGATTATTACTCGTGGGTCTATG GCTGGACACTTGAAAATGTTGGAAGGCTATATTGATCTCTTCATGGAACCAAGTATGGCAGAGTTGTATTGGAACCTCAAGGAGGAGCTGGATAAGCTTATGCAAAGAAAG CTTGAAGATCCAACTCTGGACATTCACAAAGTGGGCAAATACCTTATGCTTGCAGTGCAAGAGTTGGTATCGGCCGACCAATGTGAAGGAAGGTTTGTGTTTGGCCGTGAATCCAAGAAAAGGCCTTCTGATGCGAATTCAAGTATCAAACATCACACAAACCCTAAAAGCTTACTTCAAACTCTCCTGATGAGGGCTGGTCATACACCTCCTAGATACAAGACTAAGCATCTTAGGACCAACGAGTTCAGGGCATTGGTGGAGTTCAAGGGAATGCAGTTCGtaggaaaaccaaaaaggaaCAAACAGCTTGCAGAGAGGGATGCGGCCATTGAGGCCTTAGGATGGTTGACACAGACTTCTGAtaagaaggatgaagaagatgattcGCCTCCAGACCTCACTGAGAACATGTTTAAGCTGCTCACCAAGCCCAGGAAATCAAAGCACCGAAGAAGTTGA